From a single Flavobacterium sp. genomic region:
- a CDS encoding TIGR01777 family oxidoreductase, whose product MTILITGATGLVGQELVSLLLQNGHTVHYLSTSNNKLVTNSNYKGFYWNPKTAEIDTDSLADVEVVVHLAGASVAKKWTKSYKDEIIDSRVLSTKLLFQTLQNTPNQVKQIVSASAIGIYPDSLTNIYHESDLDIDVSFLGNVVKLWENEVNQFEKLQLIVSKIRIGIVLAKNGGALQEMVKPIQYGVGAAFGSGEQYQSWIHIQDLVAIFYHVIENKLPGIYNGVSPYPVTNTELTKSIAKTLNKPFFLPNIPRFVMQLILGEMHQILFSSQHVSCRKLLDENFQFKFASLDKALNDLLK is encoded by the coding sequence ATGACCATTTTAATTACAGGTGCAACAGGATTAGTAGGGCAGGAGTTGGTAAGCTTGCTTTTGCAAAACGGACACACTGTTCATTATTTATCTACGTCAAATAATAAATTAGTTACGAATTCTAATTATAAAGGTTTTTATTGGAATCCAAAAACAGCAGAAATTGATACCGATTCATTAGCTGATGTTGAGGTTGTTGTTCATTTAGCGGGTGCAAGTGTAGCTAAAAAATGGACAAAATCATATAAAGATGAAATTATCGATAGTCGTGTACTTTCAACTAAATTATTATTTCAAACCCTTCAAAATACACCAAATCAAGTAAAACAAATCGTGTCTGCTTCCGCAATCGGAATTTATCCTGATAGTTTAACCAATATTTATCATGAATCTGATTTGGATATTGATGTTTCTTTTCTTGGAAATGTGGTGAAATTATGGGAAAATGAAGTCAACCAATTTGAAAAATTACAACTCATCGTTTCTAAAATCAGAATCGGAATTGTGTTGGCTAAAAATGGTGGTGCTTTGCAAGAAATGGTTAAGCCAATTCAATATGGAGTAGGAGCAGCATTTGGTTCTGGAGAACAATATCAATCATGGATTCACATTCAAGATTTAGTTGCTATTTTTTATCATGTCATCGAAAACAAACTTCCAGGAATTTATAATGGTGTTTCACCTTATCCTGTAACTAATACAGAACTTACTAAATCAATTGCTAAAACGCTTAATAAACCATTTTTTCTTCCCAATATCCCAAGATTCGTAATGCAGCTTATTCTTGGAGAAATGCATCAAATTTTATTTTCAAGTCAGCATGTAAGTTGTAGAAAATTATTGGATGAAAACTTTCAATTTAAATTTGCTTCTTTAGACAAAGCTTTGAATGATTTGTTGAAATAA
- a CDS encoding ABC transporter permease — translation MNILSLIIKREFIAKVRNKSFIVMTFLSPLLFVGMSVLVGYLSTMNKDSVTQIAIHDEAGLLKNEFKNDKYTNYTDLSALSFKTAKDTANKSYEGLLYIPKVTTVQDLKEKVEYISEDSPSLDFISDVEEVIDSVITQENLKVLGFDADKIDKAKADSSLKLSKFSGEESLKGLNEIKVIIGGLFGYLIMMFIVIYGNFVMRSVIEEKTSRIIEIIISSVKPYQLMMGKIIGNSLAGILQFLIWAIVGALLFFIASTFLGLQMGASSTMSPEMVEAAGNIDKMAKIQMYLNEIANLPLATLIISFIIYFIGGYFLYSSFYAAIGAAVDSETDSQQFLLPIIMPLILGVYIGFFTVINDPHGTIATVFSIIPLTSPIVMLMRIPFGVPLWQLALSIVLLYGTFIFVVWFAAKIYRVGILMYGKKPTWKELYKWLKY, via the coding sequence ATGAACATATTATCCTTAATTATCAAGAGAGAATTTATTGCCAAAGTGCGTAATAAATCGTTCATCGTAATGACTTTTTTAAGTCCGCTTTTATTTGTTGGAATGTCTGTTCTAGTGGGGTATTTATCTACTATGAATAAAGATTCGGTAACTCAAATAGCTATTCATGACGAAGCTGGTTTACTTAAAAATGAATTTAAAAACGACAAGTATACTAATTATACAGATTTGTCTGCATTATCATTCAAAACAGCAAAAGATACTGCAAATAAAAGCTATGAAGGATTACTTTATATTCCAAAAGTAACTACTGTTCAAGATTTAAAAGAAAAAGTAGAATATATTTCAGAAGATAGTCCAAGTTTAGACTTTATTTCGGATGTAGAAGAAGTTATAGATTCTGTAATTACACAAGAAAATTTAAAGGTTTTGGGTTTTGATGCAGATAAAATTGATAAAGCTAAAGCCGATTCTTCCTTAAAACTTTCCAAATTTTCGGGAGAAGAAAGTTTAAAAGGTTTAAATGAAATTAAAGTCATCATTGGAGGTTTGTTTGGGTATTTAATTATGATGTTCATTGTTATTTACGGCAATTTTGTAATGCGAAGTGTTATTGAAGAAAAAACCTCAAGAATTATAGAAATTATCATTTCTTCTGTAAAACCTTATCAATTAATGATGGGGAAGATTATAGGAAACTCATTGGCCGGAATCTTACAATTTTTAATTTGGGCAATTGTAGGAGCCTTATTGTTCTTTATTGCCTCCACATTTTTAGGATTGCAAATGGGAGCTTCATCAACAATGTCTCCGGAAATGGTCGAAGCAGCAGGAAATATTGATAAAATGGCTAAAATTCAAATGTATTTGAATGAAATTGCAAACTTGCCATTGGCTACATTAATTATTTCATTCATTATTTATTTTATTGGAGGTTATTTTTTATACAGCTCATTTTATGCCGCAATTGGTGCCGCAGTAGATTCTGAAACCGATTCGCAACAATTTTTATTACCGATTATTATGCCATTAATTTTAGGCGTTTATATCGGATTTTTTACTGTTATTAACGACCCGCATGGAACAATAGCTACAGTTTTTTCTATTATTCCATTAACCTCGCCAATTGTCATGCTAATGCGTATTCCTTTTGGTGTGCCATTATGGCAATTAGCACTTTCTATAGTTTTATTGTACGGAACGTTTATCTTTGTAGTCTGGTTTGCGGCAAAAATCTACCGAGTAGGTATTTTAATGTATGGAAAAAAACCAACTTGGAAAGAATTATATAAATGGTTGAAATATTAA
- a CDS encoding GIN domain-containing protein translates to MTKKISFLLTLLLFTSLVIAQKKEKIKGSKIVTVSVKEIPTFENIEINDNFEVFLVKADKTSFEIEADDNLHDIINYEVIGGTLKVSALREVTGKKKFAIRINYTSDLKLITAKNESTIHSLADLELDNITIKNYDNSRSFLNVKANYFALILNDKSEAEINVKADNTSIELSKNADLKALVTGKELKLDMYQKSQATIEGNVNDAKIRLDNYIILTAKKLIIANLELTTEGYSKCYVNVTNELILMASGKSEIELLGESKIEITKFANNATLYKKEK, encoded by the coding sequence ATGACAAAAAAAATATCGTTTCTGCTTACACTTTTACTGTTTACATCGCTTGTAATTGCTCAGAAAAAAGAGAAAATAAAGGGTTCTAAAATTGTAACTGTTTCTGTTAAAGAAATTCCAACTTTTGAAAACATAGAAATAAATGACAATTTTGAAGTTTTTTTAGTAAAAGCAGATAAAACTTCTTTTGAAATTGAAGCCGATGACAATTTACATGATATCATTAATTATGAAGTTATAGGTGGTACTTTAAAAGTATCGGCATTAAGAGAAGTAACTGGTAAAAAAAAATTTGCTATTAGAATTAATTATACTTCTGATTTAAAATTAATTACAGCTAAAAATGAAAGCACTATTCATTCGTTAGCAGATTTAGAATTAGATAATATCACTATTAAAAATTATGATAATTCAAGATCTTTTTTAAATGTGAAAGCCAATTATTTTGCATTAATTTTAAACGATAAATCTGAAGCAGAAATTAATGTTAAAGCAGATAACACCTCAATTGAATTAAGTAAAAATGCTGATTTAAAAGCGCTAGTTACTGGTAAAGAATTGAAACTTGACATGTACCAAAAAAGTCAAGCTACCATTGAAGGAAACGTGAATGATGCTAAAATTAGATTAGATAATTACATTATACTAACCGCAAAAAAACTAATTATTGCTAATTTAGAATTAACTACAGAGGGTTATTCAAAATGTTATGTTAATGTAACTAACGAACTTATTTTAATGGCTTCTGGAAAAAGTGAAATTGAATTACTTGGAGAATCAAAAATTGAAATAACCAAATTTGCAAATAATGCAACTTTGTATAAGAAAGAAAAATAA
- a CDS encoding head GIN domain-containing protein, which yields MKTTFKLIALLITLSLASCNANLNLGNGIDGSGNVVSEKRTIDTPFTKIDASTGVEVIVEQGNPTEVIVEVDDNLMEHIITRVENGTLIVKIEGNINSMESAIVHVKTTTINGLESSSGASIRSKSTLKGTNLTVKTSSGSSINTDLEYEKVESESSSGSEITLSGKALIVKTNSSSGSTINAQELAANEITAESTSGSNTTVNPIVLLNAKASSGSSIEYVKNPKKVVKEESSGGSVSKN from the coding sequence ATGAAAACGACTTTTAAATTAATTGCGCTACTAATTACATTAAGTTTAGCTTCTTGTAATGCCAATTTAAACTTAGGAAATGGCATAGATGGTAGTGGAAATGTAGTATCCGAAAAAAGGACTATTGATACACCATTTACAAAAATTGACGCTAGTACAGGTGTTGAAGTAATTGTTGAACAAGGAAATCCAACGGAAGTAATTGTTGAAGTTGATGACAACTTGATGGAACATATCATTACAAGAGTAGAAAACGGTACTTTAATTGTAAAAATTGAAGGCAATATTAATTCTATGGAAAGTGCTATTGTTCATGTCAAAACAACTACAATTAACGGATTAGAATCGTCTAGCGGAGCGAGTATTCGTTCAAAAAGCACTTTAAAAGGAACTAACTTAACGGTTAAAACAAGCAGCGGGAGTTCAATTAATACTGATTTAGAATATGAAAAAGTAGAAAGTGAATCTTCAAGCGGAAGCGAAATAACACTGTCGGGTAAAGCATTAATTGTAAAAACAAATTCATCAAGTGGAAGCACCATTAATGCGCAAGAATTAGCAGCGAATGAAATTACAGCTGAGTCTACAAGTGGTAGTAATACAACTGTAAATCCAATAGTTCTTTTAAATGCAAAAGCATCTAGTGGAAGTTCTATTGAATACGTAAAAAATCCAAAAAAGGTGGTAAAAGAAGAATCTTCTGGCGGAAGCGTTTCTAAAAACTAA
- a CDS encoding nucleotide exchange factor GrpE, whose product MFKKMFKNMSQESTENIEKENINEENVSETQGIPTPDLSVEEQLQEELSNEKDKFLRLFAEFENYKRRTTKERIDLFKTANQEVLQAMLPVLDDFDRAWAQVSKSDDEALVTGVQLIHDKLRSTLVAKGLEEVEVRAGDAFNADFAEAITQIPAPNDKLKGKIVDVIEKGYKLGDKIIRFPKVVIGQ is encoded by the coding sequence ATGTTTAAAAAAATGTTTAAAAATATGAGTCAAGAAAGTACTGAAAACATCGAAAAGGAGAACATTAATGAAGAAAATGTTTCAGAAACTCAAGGAATTCCTACACCTGATTTATCTGTAGAAGAGCAATTACAAGAAGAATTAAGCAATGAAAAAGACAAATTTTTACGTCTTTTTGCTGAATTTGAAAATTATAAACGAAGAACTACTAAAGAACGTATTGACTTATTCAAGACTGCTAACCAAGAAGTTTTGCAAGCAATGTTACCTGTATTAGATGATTTTGACAGAGCTTGGGCACAAGTGTCTAAGTCAGATGATGAGGCTTTGGTAACTGGAGTACAATTGATTCATGATAAATTAAGAAGTACATTAGTTGCTAAAGGTTTGGAAGAAGTTGAAGTAAGAGCGGGAGATGCTTTTAATGCTGATTTTGCAGAAGCAATTACCCAAATTCCAGCGCCAAACGATAAATTAAAAGGTAAAATTGTAGATGTTATTGAAAAAGGTTACAAATTAGGAGACAAAATTATTCGTTTCCCAAAGGTTGTAATCGGACAATAA
- the msrA gene encoding peptide-methionine (S)-S-oxide reductase MsrA, with protein MEVATFAGGCFWCTEAVFLEIKGVEKVVSGYIGGKTKNPTYKDICTGETGHAEAIQITYNPKEVAYEDLLEVFFGTHDPTTLNRQGADVGTQYRSEIFYHSEAQKVKAENYIELLVKEKLYDKSIVTKISSATQFYPAEDYHQNYYNQNSSQGYCQMVIAPKLEKLHKYYKSKLK; from the coding sequence ATGGAAGTTGCAACATTTGCTGGAGGCTGTTTTTGGTGTACAGAAGCTGTTTTTTTAGAAATTAAAGGCGTAGAAAAAGTAGTATCTGGTTACATTGGAGGAAAGACTAAAAATCCAACTTATAAAGATATATGTACAGGAGAAACAGGTCATGCTGAAGCAATTCAAATTACCTATAATCCAAAGGAAGTAGCGTATGAAGATTTATTAGAAGTTTTCTTTGGAACACATGATCCGACTACGTTGAATAGACAAGGAGCTGATGTTGGAACGCAATACAGAAGTGAAATTTTCTATCATTCTGAAGCTCAAAAAGTAAAAGCTGAAAATTATATTGAATTGTTAGTAAAAGAAAAATTATACGATAAATCTATAGTTACTAAAATATCTTCAGCTACTCAATTTTATCCGGCGGAAGATTATCATCAAAATTACTACAATCAAAATTCAAGTCAAGGTTATTGCCAAATGGTGATTGCTCCAAAATTAGAAAAATTGCACAAATATTATAAATCGAAATTAAAATAG
- the folE gene encoding GTP cyclohydrolase I FolE has product MNTAIEKEIFDIIGDNHQMTSVETPLRPDAFARSDEQKMQVIEHHFEIIMKELGLDLTDDSLQGTPHRVAKMFVQEIFSGLNPANKPKISVFDNSYQYDKMLVEANISFNSTCEHHFLPIVGKAHVGYVSSGKVIGLSKLNRIVDYYARRPQVQERMIMQIFNELKQVLETDNVMIVVEASHLCVSSRGIKDESSYTSTLQYGGVFNQKEFRDDFYKMIHKE; this is encoded by the coding sequence ATGAATACTGCTATTGAAAAAGAAATATTCGACATTATTGGTGATAATCATCAAATGACCTCGGTTGAAACACCACTAAGGCCAGATGCTTTTGCTAGATCTGATGAACAAAAAATGCAAGTTATTGAGCATCATTTTGAAATCATTATGAAAGAATTAGGGTTAGACCTAACAGATGATAGTTTACAAGGAACTCCTCATCGTGTTGCTAAAATGTTTGTACAAGAAATTTTTTCGGGATTAAATCCGGCAAACAAACCAAAAATTTCGGTTTTTGATAATTCGTATCAATATGATAAAATGTTGGTGGAGGCAAATATCAGTTTTAATTCTACTTGCGAGCATCATTTTTTACCAATTGTTGGAAAAGCGCACGTTGGTTATGTTTCGTCTGGTAAAGTTATTGGTTTGTCTAAATTGAATCGAATTGTAGATTATTATGCAAGAAGACCACAAGTGCAAGAACGAATGATTATGCAGATTTTTAATGAGCTTAAACAAGTTTTAGAAACAGATAATGTAATGATTGTTGTTGAAGCTTCACATTTGTGTGTTTCGAGTAGAGGGATTAAAGATGAAAGCAGTTATACTTCAACCTTACAATATGGAGGTGTTTTTAATCAAAAAGAATTTCGTGATGACTTTTACAAAATGATTCATAAAGAATAA
- a CDS encoding DUF4442 domain-containing protein, with translation MEFTPAKLNLFTFFKLPSAFWSGLRVKSISPEVCEVTVKHRWFNQNPFNSMYFAVQAMAAEFTTGALVMYQIKESKKNISMLVAQNKSVFTKKATGRITFTCNQGTAIKETIEKAITSNEGQTIWLTSTGKNENGEQVSEMQFEWTIKVRA, from the coding sequence ATGGAGTTTACACCTGCAAAACTGAATCTTTTTACCTTTTTTAAACTGCCATCTGCTTTTTGGAGTGGCCTGCGTGTGAAATCAATTTCGCCAGAAGTTTGTGAAGTAACGGTTAAACACCGTTGGTTCAATCAAAATCCGTTTAACTCTATGTATTTTGCTGTACAAGCAATGGCAGCAGAATTTACAACCGGTGCTTTGGTTATGTATCAAATTAAAGAAAGCAAAAAGAATATTTCAATGTTAGTGGCTCAAAACAAAAGTGTTTTTACTAAAAAAGCTACTGGAAGAATTACTTTTACTTGCAATCAAGGAACAGCAATTAAAGAAACTATTGAAAAAGCAATAACTTCTAATGAAGGACAAACCATTTGGCTAACCTCTACAGGTAAAAACGAAAATGGCGAACAAGTTTCAGAAATGCAGTTTGAATGGACTATTAAAGTTAGAGCTTAA
- a CDS encoding ABC transporter ATP-binding protein → MSNILEVQNVVKQYGDYTALNNVSLQVPKGSIYGLLGPNGAGKTSLIRIINQITMPDSGIVLLDGEKLKPQHVQYIGYMPEERGLYKTMKVGEQCLYLAQLKGMPEAEAKKQLKYWFEKLEIQGWWDKKIQELSKGMAQKIQFVVTVLHNPKLLILDEPFSGFDPVNANLIKDEIIELNKKGTSVIFSTHRMESVEEMCDYIALIHKSNKLIEGKLEDVKRQHRTNTFQVGIITNNIEGLMLQLTHKFTLNQTNFKSLNDDLKLEVHLGQYNSNELLSILTQFGQVTHFVEKIPSVNDIFIQTVSQ, encoded by the coding sequence ATGAGCAATATTCTCGAAGTACAAAACGTAGTGAAACAATATGGCGATTATACCGCTTTAAACAACGTTTCGTTGCAAGTTCCTAAAGGAAGTATATACGGACTTTTAGGTCCAAATGGTGCTGGAAAAACATCTCTTATTCGTATAATTAATCAAATTACGATGCCAGATAGTGGAATAGTATTGTTAGATGGTGAAAAACTTAAACCACAGCATGTTCAATATATTGGCTATATGCCCGAAGAACGTGGTTTATACAAAACCATGAAAGTTGGCGAACAATGTTTGTATTTGGCACAATTAAAAGGAATGCCAGAAGCAGAAGCTAAAAAGCAACTTAAATATTGGTTTGAGAAATTAGAAATTCAAGGTTGGTGGGACAAAAAAATCCAAGAACTTTCTAAAGGAATGGCGCAAAAAATTCAGTTTGTAGTTACCGTTTTGCACAATCCCAAATTATTGATTTTAGACGAACCATTTTCGGGTTTCGATCCAGTTAATGCAAATTTAATTAAAGATGAAATCATCGAATTGAATAAAAAAGGAACATCGGTAATTTTTTCTACACACAGAATGGAATCGGTTGAAGAAATGTGCGATTACATTGCTTTAATTCATAAATCCAATAAATTAATCGAAGGGAAGTTAGAAGATGTAAAACGCCAACACAGAACTAATACGTTCCAAGTAGGTATTATTACAAACAATATTGAAGGTTTAATGTTGCAATTAACACATAAATTTACGTTGAATCAAACCAATTTTAAATCATTAAACGATGATTTAAAATTAGAAGTACATTTAGGTCAGTACAATTCAAACGAATTACTTTCTATTTTGACACAATTTGGGCAAGTTACTCACTTTGTTGAAAAAATTCCAAGTGTAAACGATATTTTCATTCAAACCGTAAGCCAATAA
- a CDS encoding PspC domain-containing protein, with the protein MNKTISINLGGFFFHIDEDAYQKLSRYFDAVKRSLAPDGRDEIMKDIESRIAELFQERLKNDKQVVGLTEIEEVISIMGQPEDYKIDDDKTTYQSNSGASTNFYYPSKRLYRDKENGMLGGVMAGLGHYLGIDTLWLRIFMVILFFGFGTGLFVYIVLWILVPEAISTTQKLEMKGEPITISNIEKKVKEGFDDITSKINSIDTEKIAHTAKSGASRIGSSIEEVITTIFKVFAKIIGSFILFFSAIALLGIIITSIIMIFSSTMPENYILNHIQTPIGLETPLWAQGILFLLGFGIPLFFLFILGLKLMVNTIRSIGNYVKYSLLAVWIITVGILITLGINEASQLAFEGKSVQKELIAIAPTDTLKIKFKNNDFYSKSIYRNHEYKITQDEGDNEIIYSNNVSIEVKYTDETTPYILIEKLANGKSTSQAKKRAEKIKYDYKIEENNITFNNYLLTGVDNKFRGQEVEIYLYLPKGTIFQIDDSFSNFDRSDYEFFDENEFDTKNPVFKVNQDKVNCLNCSSEEIDDSLSVKIETGDTAASIYYDENGVLVKKVVNTEKTGVVTKKEEYIIAADEVEKKVYKEIKEQKNR; encoded by the coding sequence ATGAACAAAACAATAAGTATAAATTTAGGAGGTTTTTTCTTCCATATTGATGAAGATGCCTATCAGAAGTTATCGCGTTATTTTGATGCGGTGAAGCGCTCTCTTGCTCCAGATGGTAGAGATGAAATCATGAAAGACATTGAAAGTCGCATTGCAGAATTATTTCAAGAGCGATTAAAAAATGACAAACAAGTTGTAGGATTAACTGAAATTGAAGAAGTTATTTCTATTATGGGACAACCTGAAGATTATAAGATTGATGATGACAAAACAACTTATCAATCAAATTCGGGTGCTTCAACAAACTTTTATTACCCTTCAAAAAGATTGTATCGAGATAAAGAAAACGGTATGCTTGGTGGTGTAATGGCTGGTTTAGGACATTATCTAGGAATTGACACTTTATGGTTACGTATTTTTATGGTTATTTTATTTTTTGGATTTGGTACGGGTCTATTCGTCTACATCGTATTGTGGATTTTAGTTCCCGAAGCAATATCTACAACTCAGAAATTAGAAATGAAAGGTGAACCCATTACCATTTCTAATATTGAGAAAAAAGTAAAAGAAGGATTTGATGATATTACATCTAAAATAAATAGTATTGATACCGAAAAAATTGCCCATACCGCTAAATCAGGAGCTTCTAGAATTGGTTCTTCAATTGAAGAAGTTATTACAACAATTTTCAAAGTATTTGCAAAAATAATAGGTTCATTCATCTTATTTTTCTCAGCAATAGCATTGCTAGGCATTATTATAACAAGCATTATCATGATATTTTCATCAACAATGCCTGAGAACTATATTTTGAATCACATTCAAACTCCTATTGGGTTAGAAACACCACTTTGGGCACAAGGAATACTATTTTTATTAGGATTTGGAATTCCATTATTTTTCTTATTTATTTTAGGATTAAAATTAATGGTTAATACTATTAGATCAATTGGAAACTATGTAAAATATAGCTTACTAGCAGTTTGGATTATTACAGTAGGAATATTAATAACACTAGGAATTAATGAAGCCTCTCAACTAGCATTTGAAGGTAAATCAGTTCAAAAAGAATTAATTGCAATTGCACCAACAGATACTTTGAAAATAAAATTTAAGAATAATGATTTTTATTCAAAAAGTATTTACAGAAATCATGAATACAAGATAACACAAGATGAAGGTGATAATGAAATCATTTACTCAAACAACGTAAGTATTGAGGTTAAATATACCGATGAAACTACACCTTACATTTTAATAGAAAAGTTAGCTAATGGTAAATCAACTTCACAAGCGAAAAAAAGAGCTGAAAAAATCAAATACGACTATAAAATCGAAGAAAACAACATAACCTTTAATAATTACTTACTAACAGGTGTAGACAATAAATTTAGAGGCCAAGAAGTAGAAATTTACCTTTATTTACCAAAAGGAACAATCTTTCAAATAGACGATAGTTTTAGTAACTTTGACAGAAGTGATTATGAGTTTTTTGATGAAAATGAATTTGACACTAAAAACCCAGTTTTTAAAGTAAATCAAGATAAGGTAAATTGTTTGAATTGTTCTTCAGAAGAAATAGACGATAGTTTAAGTGTAAAAATAGAAACTGGTGATACCGCTGCTTCAATCTATTATGATGAAAACGGAGTACTTGTGAAAAAAGTAGTAAATACAGAGAAAACAGGTGTTGTCACAAAAAAAGAAGAATATATTATAGCAGCTGATGAAGTTGAGAAAAAGGTTTACAAAGAAATTAAAGAACAAAAAAATAGATAA
- a CDS encoding PadR family transcriptional regulator produces MNIENTKAQMRKGVLEFCILSVLKEKDAYTSEILDTLKNAKLLVVEGTVYPLLTRLKNDNLLNYRWEESTSGPPRKYYGLTDEGKEFLQELNGTWKELADAVNIITSQN; encoded by the coding sequence ATGAACATTGAGAACACTAAAGCGCAAATGCGAAAAGGTGTTTTAGAGTTTTGTATCTTATCTGTATTAAAAGAAAAAGACGCTTATACCTCTGAAATACTAGACACGCTAAAAAACGCAAAACTACTTGTGGTAGAAGGCACCGTTTATCCTTTATTAACAAGATTAAAAAACGATAACTTATTAAATTATCGTTGGGAAGAATCAACATCGGGTCCGCCAAGAAAATATTATGGATTAACCGATGAAGGGAAAGAATTTTTACAAGAATTAAATGGCACCTGGAAAGAATTAGCTGATGCCGTAAATATAATAACTAGTCAAAACTAA
- the dnaJ gene encoding molecular chaperone DnaJ, whose translation MKKDFYEILGISKNATAEEIKKAYRKKAIEFHPDKNPGNKEAEEKFKEAAEAYEVLSDANKKAKYDQYGHQAFDGGGFGGGQHMNMDDIFSQFGDIFGGAFGGGGFSGFGGGGGQRRVKGSNLRIKVKLTLEEIANGVEKKVKVKRKVQAKGVTYRTCPTCNGSGQIMKIANTILGRMQTATTCHTCSGSGQILDQKPVGADAQGMLLEDDTVSIKIPAGVVDGMQLKVANKGNEAPGSNSIPGDLIVAIEEIEHEFLKREGENLHYDLYISFAEAALGVSKEIDTVSGKVRIKLEEGIQSGKILRLKGKGVPSINAYGNGDLLVHVNVWTPKTLNKEQKQFFEKMLSDENFIPRPEKSDKSFFEKVKDMFS comes from the coding sequence ATGAAAAAAGATTTTTACGAAATATTAGGCATTTCAAAAAATGCTACAGCAGAAGAGATTAAGAAAGCATATCGTAAGAAAGCAATCGAATTTCATCCTGACAAAAATCCAGGGAATAAAGAAGCGGAAGAAAAGTTCAAAGAAGCTGCCGAAGCTTATGAAGTATTAAGTGACGCTAACAAAAAAGCAAAATATGATCAATATGGTCACCAAGCTTTTGATGGTGGTGGATTTGGCGGTGGTCAACACATGAACATGGATGATATTTTCAGTCAATTTGGCGATATTTTCGGAGGCGCCTTTGGTGGTGGAGGATTTTCTGGTTTTGGCGGTGGCGGTGGTCAACGCAGAGTAAAAGGAAGCAATCTTCGTATCAAAGTAAAATTGACTTTGGAAGAAATTGCAAATGGTGTTGAAAAGAAAGTAAAAGTTAAACGTAAAGTTCAAGCTAAAGGGGTAACCTATAGAACGTGTCCAACTTGTAATGGTTCAGGACAAATTATGAAAATTGCGAACACAATATTAGGTAGAATGCAAACTGCTACTACGTGTCATACATGTAGTGGTTCTGGTCAAATTTTAGATCAAAAACCTGTTGGAGCCGATGCGCAAGGAATGTTATTGGAAGATGATACGGTTTCAATCAAAATTCCTGCAGGAGTTGTAGACGGAATGCAGTTAAAAGTAGCTAACAAAGGGAATGAAGCCCCAGGAAGCAATAGTATTCCGGGGGATTTAATTGTTGCTATTGAAGAAATTGAACATGAATTCTTAAAGCGTGAAGGTGAAAATTTGCATTATGATTTATACATCAGCTTTGCAGAAGCAGCATTAGGAGTTTCTAAAGAAATTGATACCGTTTCAGGAAAAGTACGTATCAAATTAGAAGAAGGAATTCAATCGGGTAAAATTTTACGTTTGAAAGGTAAAGGTGTACCAAGTATTAATGCTTATGGAAATGGCGATTTGTTAGTTCATGTGAACGTATGGACGCCAAAGACATTAAACAAAGAGCAAAAACAATTTTTCGAAAAAATGCTTTCCGATGAAAACTTCATTCCAAGACCTGAGAAATCAGATAAATCTTTTTTTGAAAAAGTTAAAGATATGTTTTCATAA